In one Sphingobacterium daejeonense genomic region, the following are encoded:
- a CDS encoding COX15/CtaA family protein, with amino-acid sequence MVVVIQAWLGSIVVSTNLTPWVITIHMLLALVIVCIAIQTYYWAIKLRNNQFLKNTDRSFTWITLISLVILVVQVVFGTDVREIIDHLNQQGVQRSEWIDSIGLPYHTHRILAYVTLALVVFLYFKLRSSVLVNTVQFKYAKISLILVCIQMLSGIILARFHVPAVAQTVHLVVASLLVGAQYYLLLILNKPESGLTPKAV; translated from the coding sequence ATTGTCGTTGTGATACAAGCCTGGTTAGGGTCAATCGTAGTCTCTACGAATCTTACCCCTTGGGTGATAACCATTCACATGCTATTAGCACTGGTAATTGTTTGTATAGCTATTCAAACATATTATTGGGCAATTAAACTGAGAAACAATCAGTTCCTGAAAAATACCGATAGAAGTTTCACGTGGATAACGTTGATATCTCTCGTAATATTAGTTGTTCAGGTTGTGTTTGGTACAGATGTTCGTGAGATTATCGATCATCTCAATCAACAAGGTGTTCAACGTAGTGAATGGATTGATTCCATTGGATTACCATATCATACTCACCGAATCCTTGCATACGTTACTTTAGCTCTAGTCGTATTCTTATACTTCAAGCTGAGGTCTTCTGTTCTGGTAAATACTGTTCAGTTTAAATATGCTAAGATTTCATTGATATTGGTTTGTATTCAAATGTTATCAGGGATTATTTTGGCAAGGTTTCATGTTCCCGCTGTAGCACAAACGGTTCACTTGGTTGTAGCAAGCTTATTGGTAGGAGCGCAATATTATCTATTGTTGATCCTAAATAAACCAGAAAGCGGATTAACTCCAAAAGCTGTTTAA
- a CDS encoding cytochrome c oxidase subunit 3, producing the protein MHHNRSYYVFTGLHLAHIIAGVLVLVRCYIGALKNIPLDNNIFRMELASIFWHFLDLLWIYIYVFLLLNQ; encoded by the coding sequence ATGCATCACAATCGTTCATATTACGTATTTACAGGCTTACACTTGGCCCACATCATAGCCGGAGTATTGGTGTTGGTTAGATGTTATATCGGAGCGTTGAAAAACATTCCCTTGGATAACAACATTTTCCGGATGGAACTTGCCTCTATATTCTGGCATTTTCTAGATCTATTATGGATATATATTTATGTTTTCTTACTTTTGAATCAATAA
- a CDS encoding cytochrome c oxidase subunit 3, which yields MSTTVSQLDKVKEGPWSGGKSPWNLEYGKIMMWFFLVSDAFTFSAFLIYYGAQKYAQPTWIDADKIFQSIPGIAESGQPLVFVGIMTFILIMSSVTMVLAVEAGHRNSKHEVVKWMLWTILGGLMFVGCQAIEWSHLHHQGFWFGRNPATGLTDPNAIVEALQPYFTKDISYTAALQFSNLFFTITGFHGFHVSIGILLNIIVLCMTLNNTFEHRGSYLMIEKVGLYWHFVDLVWVFVFTFFYLI from the coding sequence ATGAGTACAACAGTATCGCAATTGGATAAGGTAAAAGAAGGACCTTGGAGCGGAGGTAAATCACCTTGGAACCTAGAGTATGGTAAAATCATGATGTGGTTTTTCCTAGTATCAGATGCATTTACATTCTCTGCATTCTTGATTTATTATGGTGCTCAGAAATATGCACAGCCTACTTGGATTGATGCGGATAAAATCTTCCAATCTATCCCTGGTATCGCTGAATCTGGTCAACCACTAGTTTTCGTAGGTATCATGACCTTTATTTTGATTATGTCTTCCGTTACGATGGTACTTGCCGTTGAAGCAGGACATCGAAATTCTAAACATGAAGTCGTAAAATGGATGTTATGGACAATCTTAGGTGGTTTGATGTTCGTTGGATGTCAAGCAATCGAGTGGAGCCACTTACATCATCAAGGATTTTGGTTTGGTCGTAACCCTGCAACTGGTCTGACAGATCCAAACGCAATCGTAGAGGCACTTCAACCTTACTTTACTAAAGATATTTCTTATACAGCAGCGCTTCAATTCTCCAATTTGTTCTTTACCATTACTGGTTTCCACGGATTCCACGTATCAATTGGTATCCTATTGAACATTATTGTATTGTGCATGACTTTAAATAATACCTTCGAACACAGAGGATCTTATTTAATGATTGAAAAAGTTGGTTTGTATTGGCACTTTGTGGATTTAGTGTGGGTATTCGTATTTACATTCTTCTACTTAATCTAA
- a CDS encoding cytochrome C oxidase subunit IV family protein: MSNHDHIEGHDAHAHGEGMDKKRIWTVFFILLALTALEFLIALGFVHHWGIIQKGTVLNIIYIILTLIKAYYIVAFFMHLKFEKSGFILTVGIVFIFIIYFIVLMMIEGGHLNDSFTHQPIFPHK, encoded by the coding sequence ATGAGTAATCACGATCATATAGAAGGCCACGATGCGCACGCGCATGGCGAAGGAATGGATAAAAAACGTATCTGGACCGTATTTTTTATTCTATTAGCTTTAACAGCATTAGAGTTCTTAATCGCTTTAGGTTTTGTTCATCACTGGGGAATCATCCAAAAAGGAACAGTATTGAACATCATTTATATTATCCTAACGTTAATTAAAGCATATTATATTGTTGCATTCTTTATGCACTTAAAATTTGAAAAATCAGGTTTTATTTTGACCGTAGGGATTGTCTTTATCTTCATTATCTATTTCATCGTATTGATGATGATAGAAGGTGGACACCTAAACGATTCTTTTACACATCAACCGATTTTTCCTCATAAATAA
- a CDS encoding SCO family protein has product MSKNTRSKNISKLIILALVLFVPGFLYILVNKMGSNEYLKLPVFGEKKLSGEMRRVMGREIPDTIFHQLKPVEFINYDNKPVTLLGNDSSVSVVHLFYTRDQGLSKQLVHDMSAIATRFKENPKVQLFSVSVDPHDTAEDLKKFIEPYKKGMSSHWYVVNKPSVDIFEFARSSMLIEAMPVEGDSTKIYHQQSICIVRL; this is encoded by the coding sequence ATGAGTAAAAATACTCGTTCAAAGAATATATCAAAATTAATAATCCTGGCACTCGTTCTATTTGTGCCAGGTTTTTTATATATACTGGTCAATAAAATGGGCTCCAATGAGTACCTTAAACTGCCAGTATTCGGCGAAAAGAAGCTGTCTGGTGAAATGAGGCGCGTGATGGGGAGAGAAATCCCCGATACGATATTTCATCAATTAAAGCCAGTAGAATTCATCAACTACGACAATAAGCCAGTAACACTTTTGGGAAATGATAGCTCGGTATCGGTAGTACATCTTTTCTATACCAGAGATCAAGGATTGTCAAAGCAATTGGTTCATGATATGAGCGCAATCGCGACGCGATTTAAAGAAAATCCCAAAGTACAGCTGTTCTCAGTGTCTGTAGACCCTCATGATACAGCTGAAGATCTCAAAAAATTCATTGAACCTTACAAAAAAGGGATGAGCTCACATTGGTATGTCGTAAACAAACCCAGTGTCGACATCTTTGAATTTGCCCGATCTTCCATGTTGATCGAAGCCATGCCTGTTGAAGGGGATAGCACCAAAATTTATCATCAGCAATCAATTTGTATTGTTAGACTCTGA
- a CDS encoding DUF420 domain-containing protein, which yields MTAVCLVIAVSAIKRGNVKLHENLIKLCMVFSSLFLIMYVGYHMTSESTKFGGEGAIRYVYYFILVTHIILSIIIIPFVLFTFVRGIAGAYERHKKLARITYPMWLYVAVTGVIVYLMISPYYAH from the coding sequence TTGACAGCAGTTTGTTTAGTTATTGCAGTCTCAGCTATTAAAAGAGGTAATGTTAAATTGCACGAAAACCTGATTAAATTGTGCATGGTCTTCTCTTCTCTATTTCTGATTATGTATGTGGGATATCACATGACTTCAGAATCAACAAAGTTTGGAGGAGAAGGAGCCATTCGATATGTGTATTATTTCATTCTTGTGACGCATATCATTTTATCCATCATTATTATTCCATTCGTATTATTTACTTTTGTTAGAGGGATAGCAGGAGCGTATGAACGCCACAAAAAGTTAGCAAGAATAACTTATCCGATGTGGTTATATGTTGCTGTAACAGGAGTGATCGTTTATTTAATGATTTCTCCGTATTACGCTCATTAA
- a CDS encoding DoxX family protein: MKNSKIDLGLLIIRIGFGLTMIAFHGLPKLMGGQEKWTAIGKSMQNLGIDFMPTVFGFSAGLAETVGSLLLMLGLWTRPAAVILAITMFVATANHLAKGDGLSGASHAIEFMVVYIAFAVMGPGKLSIDKK; encoded by the coding sequence ATGAAAAATTCAAAAATTGACTTAGGACTTTTGATCATCCGGATTGGATTCGGTTTGACGATGATTGCATTTCACGGTTTACCAAAATTAATGGGAGGTCAGGAAAAATGGACTGCAATTGGAAAATCTATGCAGAATCTTGGTATAGACTTTATGCCTACAGTGTTTGGTTTTTCAGCTGGATTAGCAGAAACCGTAGGATCATTGTTATTGATGTTAGGATTATGGACTCGGCCGGCAGCTGTAATATTGGCCATTACGATGTTTGTTGCAACCGCAAACCACTTAGCGAAAGGAGATGGTCTTTCTGGAGCATCCCATGCAATCGAATTTATGGTTGTTTATATTGCTTTCGCTGTGATGGGTCCTGGTAAATTAAGTATCGATAAAAAATAG
- the metG gene encoding methionine--tRNA ligase — MLDQLDIFSKQRYTITSALPYANGPLHIGHLAGAYIPGDIFVRFLRLNNKDVVYVCGSDEHGAAITIKAKKEGVTPKEIIDKYNQQIKDSFEQFGISFNIYHRTSEPIHHQLSQEFFLNLYEKGEFIERYSEQYYDEEYHQFLADRYIVGTCPHCGNEGAYGDQCEKCGTSLNPTDLINPKSTLSGKAPVLKETKHWYLPLDKYQPWLEKWLIEGKKDELKSNVFGQCQSWLKSGLQPRSMTRDLDWGVDVPLEEAEGKKLYVWLDAPIGYISATKQWAIDEGKDWEHYWKQQANPDDNSTLIHFIGKDNIVFHCIIFPAILHAHGDYILPENVPANEFLNLEGDKLSTSRNHAVWLHEYLEEFPGKQDELRYMLTSILPETSDSEFTWKDFQARVNNELVAILGNFINRVMVLSHKYFDGKVLLGSPLTESDQEVLKELATFPGLIQQSLSQYRFREALAQFMNAARLGNKYLADEEPWKVIKNDEERVKTVLFVASQIVANLALIGQPFLPFSSTKIFEMLNLSAKNWDEAGKSGLLESGHQLGETQLLFEKVTDEQVEFQLAKLANAKASNALAAPKAAQKANVNFDEFMKMDIRVGRILTAEKVAKTKKLLKLTIDTGIDKRTVVSGIAEYFTPEEIVGKQVSILVNLEPREIKGIQSQGMILMAEDADGRLDFVRPSTDISAGSIVR; from the coding sequence ATTCTAGATCAATTGGATATATTCAGTAAACAACGTTATACGATTACATCGGCACTTCCGTATGCCAATGGTCCATTACATATAGGTCACCTTGCTGGTGCTTATATCCCAGGCGATATCTTCGTGCGATTTTTAAGACTAAACAATAAAGATGTTGTTTATGTATGTGGCTCGGATGAGCATGGAGCAGCTATCACTATTAAAGCAAAAAAAGAAGGAGTTACTCCCAAAGAAATTATTGATAAATACAATCAACAAATTAAAGATAGTTTTGAGCAATTCGGGATATCATTCAATATATATCACCGTACGTCAGAACCTATTCATCATCAACTTTCGCAAGAATTCTTCTTAAATCTTTATGAAAAAGGAGAATTTATCGAACGTTACTCCGAGCAATACTATGATGAAGAGTATCATCAATTCCTTGCTGATCGTTATATCGTAGGAACGTGTCCGCATTGCGGAAATGAAGGCGCTTATGGGGATCAATGTGAAAAATGTGGTACCTCATTAAACCCTACAGACCTAATCAATCCAAAATCAACCCTGAGCGGCAAAGCTCCTGTACTGAAAGAAACCAAACACTGGTACTTGCCTTTGGACAAATATCAACCTTGGTTGGAAAAATGGTTGATCGAAGGGAAAAAAGATGAATTGAAATCCAATGTATTTGGTCAATGTCAATCTTGGTTGAAGTCAGGATTGCAACCACGCTCTATGACTAGGGATTTAGATTGGGGAGTAGATGTTCCGTTGGAAGAAGCTGAAGGTAAAAAACTTTATGTATGGCTTGATGCCCCAATTGGTTATATCTCCGCAACAAAACAATGGGCAATTGATGAAGGTAAGGATTGGGAACACTATTGGAAACAACAAGCTAATCCTGATGACAACTCAACATTGATTCATTTTATTGGCAAGGATAATATCGTATTCCACTGTATTATTTTCCCAGCAATCCTACATGCACACGGAGATTATATTTTACCAGAAAATGTCCCAGCGAATGAATTCTTGAACTTAGAAGGTGATAAATTATCAACCTCCAGAAATCACGCTGTTTGGTTGCACGAATATTTGGAAGAATTCCCCGGCAAACAAGATGAATTGAGATACATGTTGACTTCAATTCTCCCTGAAACCTCTGACAGTGAGTTCACATGGAAGGATTTCCAAGCTAGAGTAAACAATGAATTGGTCGCTATCTTAGGGAACTTTATCAACAGAGTAATGGTGCTTTCTCATAAATATTTCGATGGCAAAGTATTATTGGGTTCTCCATTGACTGAGTCAGACCAAGAAGTATTGAAAGAATTAGCAACATTTCCGGGTTTGATCCAACAATCATTATCACAGTATAGATTCCGTGAAGCATTAGCACAATTTATGAATGCTGCACGTTTAGGAAATAAATACCTAGCCGATGAAGAGCCATGGAAGGTGATCAAGAACGATGAAGAACGAGTAAAAACAGTATTGTTCGTTGCTAGTCAAATCGTAGCCAACTTAGCCCTAATAGGTCAGCCATTTTTGCCGTTCAGTAGCACTAAGATTTTCGAAATGTTGAATCTATCAGCAAAAAACTGGGATGAAGCAGGAAAATCAGGTTTATTAGAATCTGGTCATCAGTTGGGCGAAACACAATTGCTATTCGAAAAAGTAACTGATGAACAAGTAGAATTTCAGTTGGCAAAACTGGCAAATGCAAAAGCTAGCAACGCTTTGGCAGCACCAAAAGCAGCTCAAAAAGCAAATGTCAATTTCGATGAGTTCATGAAAATGGATATCCGTGTTGGCCGTATCTTAACAGCGGAGAAAGTTGCCAAAACCAAGAAGTTATTAAAGCTGACCATCGACACCGGAATCGATAAAAGAACCGTAGTCTCAGGTATCGCAGAATATTTTACCCCAGAAGAAATCGTAGGTAAGCAAGTTTCAATCCTTGTTAATCTTGAACCACGAGAAATTAAAGGCATACAGTCTCAAGGAATGATCCTAATGGCCGAAGATGCAGATGGAAGACTCGATTTTGTAAGACCATCAACAGATATTTCAGCAGGTAGCATCGTAAGATAG
- the brnQ gene encoding branched-chain amino acid transport system II carrier protein has product MTYFTNIILKKTRDIVTIGFALFAMFFGAGNLLLPPYIGIQIGDHVWITILAFGLTGILLPFFGILSVVNSGESFQDLGSRINKFLSPVLGSVIMLCIGPLIAIPRTAATTFEVGILPSFPNSAPIWTSIVFFAVTWLLTISPSKVVDIIGNFLTPLLLVLLISLIALGIFSPMADYSDSSLNTAESFTLGFVDGYQTLDVLASVIFAGIIITASISKGYTTVKSKNQVVISAGILAASCLFIIYGGLIYLGATSGVEDLSIKRSELLILISRAIMGPFGTIAIAVSIALACLTTAIALTSAVGSFFSELTHGKLGYKLLVTVCCIISCVLSITGVDNIIAFAYPILTFVYPIVITLVLYTVFFGPFVKSKEPYVLALIGSTIIATLSLFKQLNLLSADTIGTLNHIPFFQYELGWVVPSAILFLVGLLIWGNRPKTIDSRQ; this is encoded by the coding sequence TTGACATATTTTACTAATATTATTTTGAAGAAAACTAGAGATATCGTTACGATCGGATTCGCCTTATTTGCCATGTTCTTTGGAGCTGGAAACCTGTTACTACCCCCATATATTGGAATTCAAATTGGAGACCACGTGTGGATAACCATTCTTGCATTTGGACTTACTGGAATATTACTTCCATTCTTTGGGATTCTTTCCGTTGTTAATTCAGGGGAATCGTTTCAAGACTTGGGTTCTAGGATTAACAAATTTCTGTCCCCGGTTTTGGGGTCTGTTATTATGTTGTGTATCGGCCCCTTGATTGCCATTCCAAGAACAGCTGCTACAACCTTTGAGGTGGGCATATTGCCTTCATTCCCAAATTCGGCTCCCATCTGGACTTCGATTGTTTTCTTTGCCGTAACTTGGCTGTTAACCATTTCACCTTCCAAAGTTGTGGATATTATTGGGAATTTCCTGACCCCATTATTATTGGTTTTATTGATTTCTCTTATAGCCTTGGGTATTTTTTCACCCATGGCAGATTATAGTGACAGCTCCCTCAATACTGCGGAGTCCTTTACGCTAGGGTTCGTTGATGGCTATCAAACCTTAGATGTTTTAGCATCAGTCATATTTGCGGGCATTATAATTACTGCATCTATTTCCAAAGGATATACTACTGTAAAATCCAAAAACCAAGTTGTTATTTCAGCGGGTATCCTAGCTGCGTCTTGTTTGTTTATTATTTACGGTGGGTTAATCTATCTAGGAGCAACATCTGGTGTTGAAGATTTGTCAATAAAGCGATCTGAATTATTGATCCTCATCTCCAGAGCTATTATGGGTCCCTTTGGTACGATTGCGATTGCTGTTAGCATTGCTTTGGCTTGCTTAACGACTGCAATAGCCCTGACCTCTGCCGTTGGATCATTCTTCTCTGAACTAACCCATGGAAAACTTGGCTATAAATTATTGGTAACTGTATGTTGTATTATTTCATGTGTATTATCGATCACCGGTGTAGATAACATTATAGCCTTTGCTTATCCCATTTTAACTTTTGTATATCCTATTGTTATTACGTTGGTGTTGTACACGGTATTTTTTGGACCTTTTGTAAAAAGCAAAGAACCCTATGTTTTGGCATTGATCGGATCGACCATTATTGCGACGCTATCTTTATTCAAACAATTGAACCTTCTGAGCGCAGATACAATTGGTACGCTGAATCATATTCCATTTTTTCAATATGAGCTGGGATGGGTAGTGCCTTCTGCAATTTTGTTTTTGGTAGGTTTGCTGATTTGGGGAAATAGACCGAAGACGATAGACAGTAGACAGTAG
- the folP gene encoding dihydropteroate synthase has protein sequence MSVFQPVSCQSIKIGSKLMTFETPKVMAILNLTPDSFFDGGKHSSLESAMLHAEKLISEGADMIDIGAYSSRPGAQEISAQEEMDRAIPFIEAIHQSYPDVILSIDTFRADVAESCVQAGVHIINDISGGTLDENMFETVARLQVPYILMHMRGTPATMQQMTDYEDVVNDVAESLGHHVSRLRELGVRDIILDPGYGFAKTIDQNYELLMRVNELHYFGLPILGGISRKSMLYKKIGLKPDQVLPGTIALNTLLLERGVQILRVHDVKEAKQLIDIFY, from the coding sequence ATGTCGGTTTTTCAACCTGTTTCTTGCCAAAGCATCAAGATAGGCTCCAAACTTATGACCTTTGAGACGCCAAAAGTCATGGCCATTCTGAATCTTACGCCCGATTCATTTTTTGACGGCGGAAAGCACAGTTCTCTAGAATCAGCCATGTTACATGCTGAAAAACTAATATCCGAAGGTGCAGACATGATTGATATAGGAGCATATTCTAGCCGCCCTGGTGCTCAGGAAATCTCGGCACAAGAAGAAATGGACCGTGCTATACCTTTTATCGAAGCCATCCATCAATCTTATCCCGATGTTATTTTATCCATTGATACATTTCGGGCAGATGTTGCTGAATCATGCGTTCAAGCGGGAGTTCATATCATCAATGACATTTCTGGTGGTACTTTAGATGAGAACATGTTTGAAACTGTGGCAAGGTTACAAGTTCCTTATATCCTTATGCATATGCGAGGCACACCTGCTACCATGCAGCAAATGACAGACTATGAAGATGTTGTAAATGATGTTGCTGAGAGTTTAGGTCATCATGTTTCAAGGCTTAGGGAGCTAGGTGTAAGGGACATCATCTTGGATCCTGGTTATGGCTTTGCCAAGACCATCGACCAGAATTACGAGTTGCTAATGCGGGTCAATGAACTGCATTATTTTGGATTACCAATCCTTGGAGGAATTTCAAGGAAATCTATGCTTTATAAAAAAATAGGTTTAAAACCTGATCAAGTCCTGCCAGGAACAATAGCACTCAATACGCTATTACTGGAAAGAGGGGTTCAAATCCTCAGGGTCCACGATGTAAAGGAAGCCAAACAATTAATTGACATATTTTACTAA
- a CDS encoding DUF4920 domain-containing protein, giving the protein MKKFISMLICVFAFVTISNAQSSIQPAKAGVTYGKKVDKKGAISVKQLEKALEGKDSFNGKVEGEVVQVCTKKGCFLTLKREADKEPIMVRFTDYGYFVPQDLIGKTVVLEGKAKVKETTVEWQKHYAEDMGKSKEEIAKINKPRKDISLVADGVLVVK; this is encoded by the coding sequence ATGAAAAAGTTTATCTCCATGTTAATCTGTGTTTTTGCTTTTGTAACCATTAGCAATGCGCAGTCATCGATTCAACCGGCAAAAGCTGGTGTGACTTACGGAAAAAAAGTTGACAAAAAAGGAGCTATCTCTGTAAAACAATTAGAAAAGGCTCTTGAAGGTAAAGATTCTTTCAACGGAAAAGTTGAAGGTGAGGTTGTTCAGGTTTGTACCAAAAAAGGTTGCTTCTTGACCTTAAAGAGAGAAGCTGACAAAGAGCCTATCATGGTAAGATTTACTGACTATGGATACTTTGTTCCTCAAGACCTGATCGGTAAAACTGTTGTTTTGGAAGGAAAAGCTAAAGTAAAGGAAACAACAGTTGAATGGCAAAAGCATTATGCTGAAGATATGGGCAAGAGCAAAGAGGAAATTGCTAAAATCAACAAGCCCCGAAAAGATATTTCTTTAGTCGCTGATGGTGTTCTAGTTGTAAAGTAG
- a CDS encoding L-threonylcarbamoyladenylate synthase: MHRPFIDKEDINSSLETLRSGGLILYPTDTIWGIGCDATNPDAVEKIFALKGRDKGKSMIILLGNDNQLSSYVREVPEVAYELIEATDKPLTIIYSNAKNLAENVVADDGSIGIRIVNHPFCEQLLQRFRKPIVSTSANISGDPSARNFSEISEEIINGVDYVVKFGQQELANGTASTIMKLDPSGKFEFIRK; encoded by the coding sequence ATGCACAGGCCATTTATAGATAAAGAAGACATCAACAGTTCTTTGGAGACACTGCGGTCAGGTGGATTGATTTTATATCCTACGGATACGATTTGGGGTATAGGCTGCGATGCAACCAATCCCGATGCTGTAGAGAAAATCTTTGCTTTAAAAGGTCGTGATAAAGGGAAGAGCATGATTATTTTATTGGGCAATGACAACCAATTGAGCAGTTATGTTCGAGAGGTTCCTGAAGTAGCCTATGAATTGATCGAGGCCACTGATAAACCGCTCACCATTATTTATTCAAATGCAAAGAACTTAGCTGAGAACGTGGTTGCTGACGATGGATCTATTGGTATTCGGATTGTAAATCATCCATTTTGTGAGCAGCTATTACAAAGATTCCGCAAGCCAATTGTTTCTACATCGGCAAACATCAGCGGAGATCCTTCGGCAAGGAATTTCTCTGAAATTTCAGAAGAAATAATAAATGGTGTTGATTATGTGGTGAAATTCGGGCAGCAAGAGCTTGCCAATGGCACTGCATCCACCATCATGAAATTAGACCCAAGTGGTAAATTCGAATTTATAAGAAAATAG
- a CDS encoding 2,3,4,5-tetrahydropyridine-2,6-dicarboxylate N-succinyltransferase — translation MIDSTILKKLVEEAWENRQLLEYKEYYEAIEFVIQHLDKGELRVAEPVGESWYVNDWIKKAVILYFPIRNMEVIKNDPFVYHDKMKLKTNYKELGVRVVPGASARYGSYLAKGVIMMPSYVNIGAYVGEGTMVDTWATVGSCAQVGKNVHLSGGVGLGGVLEPVQAAPVIIEDNVFVGSRAIVVEGVRVEEEAVLGANVVLTASTKIIDVSGFEPIEYKGFVPSRSVVIPGSYTKKFPAGEYQVPCALIIGQRKESTDKKTSLNDALRDHNVAV, via the coding sequence ATGATAGATTCCACAATCCTTAAGAAATTAGTTGAAGAAGCTTGGGAGAACAGACAATTATTAGAATATAAAGAGTATTACGAGGCTATTGAGTTTGTAATCCAACATTTGGACAAAGGAGAGCTTCGTGTGGCAGAGCCAGTAGGTGAATCTTGGTATGTTAATGATTGGATTAAGAAAGCTGTAATCCTATACTTCCCAATTAGGAACATGGAAGTGATCAAGAACGACCCTTTTGTTTACCATGACAAGATGAAGCTTAAGACTAATTACAAAGAATTAGGCGTTCGTGTTGTTCCAGGTGCATCAGCTCGTTATGGATCATATTTGGCAAAAGGCGTTATTATGATGCCATCTTACGTAAATATTGGTGCATATGTTGGTGAAGGCACTATGGTAGATACTTGGGCTACTGTTGGTTCATGTGCTCAGGTAGGTAAAAACGTACATTTAAGTGGTGGTGTTGGTCTTGGCGGAGTTTTGGAACCAGTTCAAGCTGCTCCAGTTATTATCGAAGACAACGTATTTGTTGGTTCCCGAGCTATTGTTGTTGAAGGAGTTCGTGTTGAGGAAGAAGCGGTTTTGGGTGCTAATGTTGTATTGACAGCATCTACAAAAATTATTGATGTATCAGGTTTTGAGCCTATTGAATACAAAGGTTTTGTACCTTCTAGATCAGTTGTTATCCCAGGATCATACACCAAAAAATTCCCTGCAGGAGAATATCAAGTACCATGTGCATTGATTATTGGCCAACGCAAGGAATCGACAGATAAGAAGACATCATTGAATGATGCGCTTCGTGACCACAATGTTGCTGTTTAG
- a CDS encoding RNA-binding S4 domain-containing protein, with protein sequence MAEAAEKLRIDKYLWSIRIFKTRSLATEACKAGRVKLNGQNVKPSAIVKVGDTYAIQKGIERKVVKVIGLLERRVDAKTAAQFYEDQTPVEDTYAYKSSFHAPVLKRDRGTGRPTKKDRREIDDLKSDWWDDEEHDN encoded by the coding sequence ATGGCAGAGGCAGCAGAGAAATTACGCATCGATAAATACCTATGGTCAATCCGCATCTTTAAGACTCGAAGTCTGGCAACTGAAGCTTGTAAAGCAGGACGTGTGAAATTGAATGGTCAAAATGTAAAACCTTCCGCAATAGTCAAGGTAGGGGATACTTATGCGATTCAGAAAGGAATAGAAAGAAAAGTTGTCAAGGTCATTGGCTTGCTGGAGCGAAGGGTTGATGCCAAAACTGCCGCCCAATTTTATGAGGACCAAACACCGGTTGAAGATACCTATGCATATAAATCTTCGTTCCATGCTCCAGTATTAAAAAGAGACCGTGGAACAGGTAGACCAACTAAAAAAGATCGTAGAGAAATAGATGATTTGAAAAGCGATTGGTGGGACGATGAAGAACATGATAACTAG